The following proteins come from a genomic window of Dreissena polymorpha isolate Duluth1 chromosome 1, UMN_Dpol_1.0, whole genome shotgun sequence:
- the LOC127868996 gene encoding ras-related protein Rap-2c-like: MRMRALTTPSTKARIVLLGSKFVGKTTIAEWFVQKRKVTELHSMKSRQHVLMSQDFTVDLIDTDETALPALIKMNIRRADAFVLVYAVDDFYSFEYIRCMRDAIVKIRTADVPIVVVGNKIDIPEREVHPVVADCLVTVEWEHPHVEISAQNGDEELTAIFEELFLHPALNNETLMTGAFGSSQTTASRRKTRSSLPTEVQQSTSTHFKPQKKNCLQTSAFRVWTFVKNIIKK; encoded by the coding sequence ATGCGAATGCGAGCCCTGACAACGCCGAGCACAAAGGCGCGTATCGTCCTACTGGGTTCGAAATTCGTCGGCAAGACCACGATCGCCGAATGGTTTGTGCAGAAACGGAAAGTGACTGAGCTGCACTCAATGAAAAGTCGGCAACACGTCCTTATGTCGCAGGACTTTACAGTTGATCTGATCGACACCGACGAGACGGCGCTTCCGGCGCTCATCAAGATGAACATCCGGCGCGCCGACGCGTTCGTCCTCGTCTACGCCGTCGACGACTTCTACTCGTTCGAATATATCCGCTGTATGCGCGACGCCATAGTGAAAATTCGAACCGCCGATGTTCCGATAGTCGTCGTCGGTAATAAGATAGACATCCCGGAGCGAGAGGTACACCCGGTTGTTGCCGACTGCTTGGTCACCGTAGAATGGGAGCATCCGCACGTGGAGATTTCAGCGCAGAACGGCGACGAAGAACTGACGGCCATTTTCGAAGAGCTGTTTCTACATCCGGCGCTCAACAACGAGACCCTTATGACGGGAGCTTTCGGATCTTCGCAAACGACGGCGTCTAGGCGGAAGACGCGAAGTTCGTTGCCGACTGAGGTGCAGCAAAGCACGTCAACACATTTCAAGCCGCAGAAAAAGAATTGTCTGCAAACGTCAGCGTTTCGTGTGTGGACTTTTGTGAAAAATATCATCAAGAAGTAA